In Corynebacterium afermentans subsp. afermentans, a genomic segment contains:
- a CDS encoding 4-(cytidine 5'-diphospho)-2-C-methyl-D-erythritol kinase, with protein MVREIVASAPGKVNLHLGVGEARTDGYHDLVSVFHAVDRREVVRLLLDGDPVAGPAVESMHTTFFVDEPDEDIDGPNNLAWRAVEAVVARAGVAVPRVRIEVDKHVFVAGGMAGGSADAAAALVAANALVAQFGEPLPDEALHEIAASLGADVPFSLMGGTALGTGRGDELVEMLSRGRLHWVFINPKIGINTSGAFSLLDDLRHGNPALVPHLDATELSQALTSGDVARVAAALHNDLEAPALSMRPVLKRVLGVAAEAGRRAVVSGSGPTVAVLCDDANAARFAAEHLAEQFDGYEVFVAEGPDHGAVVGKVG; from the coding sequence AGGTCAATCTGCACCTCGGCGTCGGTGAGGCGCGCACGGACGGCTACCACGACCTGGTCAGCGTTTTCCACGCGGTGGACCGGCGCGAGGTGGTGCGATTGCTTCTCGACGGCGACCCCGTAGCCGGCCCAGCAGTCGAGTCCATGCACACCACGTTTTTCGTGGACGAGCCGGACGAGGACATCGACGGGCCGAACAACCTGGCGTGGCGCGCCGTCGAGGCCGTGGTGGCGCGCGCGGGCGTGGCGGTGCCGCGCGTGCGCATCGAGGTGGACAAGCACGTCTTCGTCGCCGGCGGCATGGCGGGCGGCTCCGCCGACGCGGCCGCCGCGCTGGTAGCGGCCAACGCGCTGGTGGCGCAGTTCGGCGAGCCGTTGCCGGACGAGGCGCTGCACGAGATCGCGGCGTCGCTCGGCGCGGACGTGCCCTTTTCGCTCATGGGCGGCACGGCGCTCGGCACAGGCCGCGGCGACGAGCTGGTCGAGATGCTCTCGCGCGGCCGGCTGCACTGGGTGTTCATCAACCCCAAGATCGGTATCAACACTTCGGGAGCGTTCTCGCTTCTCGACGACCTCCGGCACGGCAACCCCGCCCTCGTGCCGCATTTGGACGCCACCGAGCTGTCCCAGGCGCTGACCTCCGGCGACGTGGCGCGCGTCGCTGCGGCGCTGCACAACGACCTGGAGGCGCCCGCGTTGTCGATGCGGCCGGTGCTCAAGCGCGTGCTCGGTGTAGCCGCAGAGGCTGGCCGCCGTGCCGTCGTCTCCGGGTCCGGCCCCACCGTGGCCGTGCTCTGCGATGATGCCAACGCCGCGCGGTTCGCCGCTGAGCACTTGGCGGAGCAGTTCGACGGCTACGAGGTCTTCGTCGCCGAAGGCCCCGACCACGGCGCGGTGGTGGGGAAGGTGGGTTAA
- a CDS encoding ABC-F family ATP-binding cassette domain-containing protein, whose protein sequence is MANLINLENVSKTWVLKTLLDGVSLGVQTGERIGIVGVNGGGKTTLLEVLTGIEPPDAGRVSHTSDLRMAVVTQRFTLDSALTVGQAVVEPLGLQTFEWASNARVREVLQGTGVAELGLDTPVGQLSGGERRRVNLAAALVQDLDLVVLDEPTNHLDVEGVQWLADHLLSRKVAVVVVTHDRWFLDTVATLTWEVHDGTVDVYEGGYNDWTFARAERARQADAIEQRRQNLARKELAWLRRGAPARTSKPRYRIEAAEALIKDVPPPRDTVELMAFSKQRQGRVVIELEDARIDAPDGRTLVDHLTWRLAPGERIGLVGVNGSGKTTLLRTLAGEYPLAAGKRIEGQTTRIGWLRQELDDLDPERRVIDAVEDVATYISLGKKELSASQLAERLGFSPKRQRTPVRDLSGGERRRLQLTRVLMSEPNVLLLDEPTNDLDIDTLQELENLLDSWPGTLVVISHDRYLIERIADNTYALFGDGKLTNLPGGIQQYLDTRADQARTAGVLDLGEGKPEGVEKQMSSQQERELHKKMKALERKIAKENERAEALETEIAELSEAGEFDTIGAKTKELNAVKDAREELEMEWLELGEQLEG, encoded by the coding sequence ATGGCTAACCTGATCAACCTGGAAAACGTCTCCAAAACCTGGGTGCTGAAAACGCTTCTCGACGGGGTCTCGCTCGGCGTGCAGACCGGTGAGCGCATCGGCATCGTCGGCGTCAACGGCGGCGGCAAAACCACCCTGCTGGAAGTGCTCACCGGCATCGAGCCGCCGGACGCAGGGCGCGTCTCGCACACCTCGGATCTGCGCATGGCGGTGGTGACGCAGCGGTTCACACTGGATAGCGCGCTCACGGTCGGCCAGGCCGTCGTCGAGCCGCTGGGCCTGCAGACCTTCGAATGGGCCTCCAACGCCCGCGTGCGCGAGGTGCTCCAAGGCACCGGTGTGGCGGAGCTTGGCCTGGACACCCCGGTGGGGCAGCTCTCCGGCGGCGAGCGGCGCCGCGTCAACCTCGCCGCCGCGCTCGTGCAGGACCTGGACCTGGTGGTGCTGGACGAGCCGACCAACCACCTCGACGTCGAAGGTGTGCAATGGCTTGCCGACCACCTGCTCTCGCGCAAAGTCGCGGTCGTGGTGGTCACCCACGACCGCTGGTTCCTCGACACCGTAGCCACGCTGACGTGGGAGGTGCATGACGGCACGGTCGATGTCTACGAGGGCGGCTACAACGACTGGACCTTCGCGCGCGCCGAGCGCGCCCGCCAGGCCGACGCCATCGAGCAGCGCCGCCAGAACCTCGCCCGCAAGGAGCTGGCGTGGCTGCGCCGCGGCGCACCGGCGCGCACCTCCAAGCCGCGCTACCGCATCGAGGCCGCCGAAGCCCTGATCAAGGACGTCCCGCCGCCGCGCGACACCGTCGAACTCATGGCCTTTTCCAAGCAGCGCCAGGGCCGCGTGGTCATCGAGCTCGAAGACGCGCGCATCGACGCCCCCGACGGCCGCACCCTGGTCGACCACCTCACCTGGCGCCTCGCGCCGGGCGAGCGCATCGGCCTGGTCGGTGTGAACGGCTCGGGCAAAACCACCCTGCTGCGAACCCTGGCCGGCGAGTACCCGCTCGCAGCCGGCAAACGCATCGAGGGGCAAACCACCCGCATTGGCTGGCTGCGCCAAGAACTCGACGACCTCGACCCGGAGCGCCGCGTCATCGACGCCGTCGAGGATGTGGCCACCTACATCTCCCTCGGCAAGAAGGAGCTGTCCGCCTCCCAGCTCGCCGAACGCCTCGGCTTCTCGCCGAAGCGCCAACGCACCCCTGTGCGCGACCTCTCCGGCGGCGAGCGCCGCCGCCTCCAACTCACCCGCGTGCTCATGAGCGAGCCGAACGTTTTGCTTCTCGACGAGCCCACGAACGACCTCGACATCGACACCCTCCAAGAGCTGGAAAACCTCCTCGACTCCTGGCCCGGCACCCTGGTGGTTATCTCCCACGACCGCTACCTGATTGAGCGCATCGCCGACAACACCTACGCGCTGTTCGGCGACGGCAAGCTGACCAACCTGCCCGGCGGCATCCAGCAGTACTTGGACACCCGCGCCGACCAGGCCCGCACTGCCGGCGTGCTGGATCTGGGGGAGGGGAAACCGGAGGGCGTCGAGAAGCAAATGAGCTCCCAACAAGAGCGCGAACTGCATAAGAAGATGAAGGCCCTCGAGCGCAAAATCGCCAAGGAAAACGAGCGGGCGGAAGCACTCGAAACCGAAATCGCCGAGCTTTCCGAAGCCGGCGAATTCGACACCATCGGCGCCAAAACCAAAGAGCTCAACGCCGTGAAGGACGCCCGCGAGGAGCTCGAGATGGAATGGCTCGAACTCGGCGAACAGCTCGAAGGCTAG
- a CDS encoding putative quinol monooxygenase yields the protein MILINVRFKPLPEHVDNFRELVKDFTDASRAEEGNIFFDWYRNEDNPDEYLLIEAFQDDAAEAHVNSDHFKAAQEFFPTILKETPTIINTLIEGKTEWDQMAEFKVS from the coding sequence ATGATTTTGATCAACGTGCGATTCAAGCCCCTGCCCGAACACGTCGACAACTTCCGCGAACTGGTCAAGGACTTCACCGACGCCTCCCGCGCCGAAGAAGGCAACATCTTCTTCGACTGGTACCGCAACGAAGACAACCCCGACGAATACCTGCTCATCGAGGCATTCCAAGACGACGCCGCCGAAGCCCACGTCAACTCCGACCACTTCAAGGCCGCCCAGGAATTCTTCCCCACGATCCTCAAAGAGACCCCCACCATCATCAACACCCTCATCGAAGGCAAGACCGAGTGGGACCAGATGGCGGAGTTCAAGGTCTCCTAG